One genomic segment of Hordeum vulgare subsp. vulgare chromosome 2H, MorexV3_pseudomolecules_assembly, whole genome shotgun sequence includes these proteins:
- the LOC123424683 gene encoding cyclic dof factor 1-like, with protein sequence MELAGAARPQPPEPDVAPPRTPPQAPAEENSCKDTGDTRITEEKSCTPHDLNLSQPNNSGLNSLSACENQTSNGDEMTEPESRLEAAKTEGDGSSKEKVLKKPDKILPCPRCNSMDTKFCYYNNYNIHQPRHFCRGCQRYWTAGGSMRNLPVGAGRRKSKSSSTNCHGIFIPGSSLAPPGIPLPIKENQPAVKFGSDSTLSNSMASLLRVEEQNKNSNLASTAHPRNGENQTCPPSATTSDNPRTESVKVTAGVQQNGIAGDCNGVTPMPPIPCFPGPPFVYPWNPAWNGVPAMAAQVCPVPAEPANCSENGNGGTIQWNFPPMVPMPGFCGPPIPFPLMPPSVWPLVSPWPNGAWSAPWLGPSYNMSAAPPTSTSTCSDSGSPVLGKHPRDSDPQGGEKAEKSLWIPKTLRIDDPDEAAKSSIWTTLGIEPGERGMFRPFQQKSGGREQMSNAARVMQANPAAQSRFESFQETT encoded by the exons ATGGAGCTCGCCGGAGCCGCGCGCCctcagccgccggagcccgacgtGGCGCCGCCCCGTACGCCTCCGCAGGCGCCGGCAGAG GAGAATTCATGCAAAGATACAGGAGACACAAGGATCACTGAGGAAAAGTCATGCACACCACATGACTTAAATCTTAGTCAACCAAATAATTCTGGCCTTAATAGTTTGAGTGCGTGTGAGAACCAGACATCCAACGGTGATGAGATGACTGAACCAGAATCCAGACTGGAAGCAGCTAAGACCGAGGGCGACGGATCAAGCAAAGAGAAGGTCCTAAAGAAGCCAGATAAGATTCTGCCATGTCCTCGGTGTAACAGCATGGATACAAAGTTCTGTTACTACAACAATTACAACATCCACCAACCAAGGCATTTTTGTAGGGGTTGTCAAAGGTATTGGACGGCAGGTGGAAGCATGAGAAACCTCCCTGTCGGTGCTGGTAGGCGCAAGAGTAAGAGCTCCAGTACAAACTGCCACGGTATATTTATTCCAGGAAGCAGTCTAGCACCTCCTGGAATTCCATTGCCTATAAAGGAAAATCAACCAGCAGTTAAGTTTGGGTCTGATTCCACTCTATCTAACTCCATGGCTTCTTTGTTGAGAGTTGAAGAGCAGAATAAGAACAGCAACCTTGCCTCAACAGCACATCCCAGAAATGGTGAGAACCAGACATGTCCACCTTCAGCAACAACTTCAGATAATCCACGGACCGAGTCAGTTAAAGTAACAGCTGGTGTACAACAAAATGGAATTGCTGGGGATTGCAATGGCGTCACTCCCATGCCTCCTATACCATGCTTTCCCGGCCCTCCTTTTGTGTACCCATGGAATCCAGCATGGAATGGTGTTCCTGCCATGGCAGCACAAGTATGCCCAGTCCCAGCTGAACCAGCAAATTGTTCAGAAAATGGCAATGGAGGTACTATTCAATGGAACTTTCCACCAATGGTGCCGATGCCAGGTTTCTGTGGCCCACCCATTCCTTTCCCACTAATGCCGCCTTCCGTTTGGCCATTGGTTTCTCCTTGGCCTAATGGTGCATGGAGCGCGCCATGGCTTGGACCTAGTTATAACATGTCAGCAGCACCTCCAACAAGCACTAGTACATGTTCAGATAGTGGTTCTCCAGTCCTTGGCAAACACCCTAGGGATTCTGATCCACAAGGTGGTGAGAAGGCAGAAAAATCCTTGTGGATTCCCAAGACACTCCGGATTGATGACCCCGACGAAGCTGCAAAGAGTTCGATCTGGACCACCCTGGGGATTGAACCCGGCGAGCGTGGCATGTTTAGACCGTTCCAGCAGAAATCTGGTGGCAGGGAGCAGATGTCCAACGCAGCCCGAGTCATGCAAGCGAACCCTGCGGCTCAATCCCGCTTTGAGTCTTTCCAGGAGACGACGTGA